From Panicum hallii strain FIL2 chromosome 2, PHallii_v3.1, whole genome shotgun sequence, a single genomic window includes:
- the LOC112883180 gene encoding WD repeat-containing protein 74, with the protein MPRTTVLESPGCPPLRALTTDILGLVKVVEARTNPAGAAKVVETWGEPDASRAIVAASLADRAADPVLAVARKNGVVELLNPLNGDALAAVKTVGPASDDGSAEGDPLVTLHLFTRQASDSMLGTFIACTDKGKASIRSIMKENAASGSDAGPSTTWDVCSGGVQFCSVDHGESYAMFGGKGIEVNLWDIASCSKTWSAKSPRANSLGIFTRPWFTAGTFLCKDDHRKIVACTNNHQVRLYDTSLQRRPAISVDFREAPIKAVAADPNGHDVYIGTGTGDLASFDMRTGKLLGCYIGKCSGSIRSIIRHPELPLIASCGLDSYLRIWDTNTRQLLSAVFLKQHLTTVVIDSHFSVEAPVETNSKQPEFLVEAEAEVRKEKKSKTIEEDEAEAEVQLEKKKKKKKESKTVEEDVAEVRKEKKKKSRTTEEDEERDSDEMCTTKRRKSGERSKCMKKSKKQHVA; encoded by the exons ATGCCGCGGACCACGGTGTTGGAGAGCCCCGGCTGCCCGCCGCTTCGAGCCCTCACCACCGACATCCTTGGCCTCGTCAAAG TCGTTGAGGCCCGCACGAATCCGGCGGGCGCCGCCAAGGTCGTCGAGACATGGGGCGAGCCTGACGCCTCCCGCGCCATCGTCGCCGCCTCCCTCGCTGACCGTGCGGCCGACCCC GTGTTGGCTGTGGCGAGGAAGAACGGCGTG GTTGAGTTGCTGAATCCCCTGAATGGGGATGCTCTGGCTGCTGTCAAGACCGTGGGACCAGCTTCAGATGATGGTAGTGCTGAAGGTGATCCCCTTGTCACGCTGCACCTTTTCACAAGACAGGCTTCAGACTCAAT GTTAGGCACATTTATTGCCTGCACGGACAAGGGGAAAGCTTCTATAAGGTCCATCATGAAAGAAAATGCAGCTTCAGGCTCGGATGCTGGGCCGTCAACCACGTGGGATGTGTGCAGTGGGGGTGTACAATTTTGCTCAGTGGATCATGGTGAAAGCTACGCAATGTTTGGAGG GAAAGGTATAGAAGTGAACTTGTGGGATATTGCATCTTGTAGTAAGACATGGTCTGCTAAATCT CCCCGAGCTAATAGTCTTGGTATATTCACTCGGCCTTGGTTCACTGCTGGAACCTTCTTGTGCAAGGATGATCATCGTAAAATTGTAGCATGCACAAACAATCATCAG GTCCGCCTATATGATACTTCATTGCAAAGAAGACCTGCAATCTCTGTTGATTTTAGGGAGGCACCAATCAAGGCAGTTGCTGCTGATCCTAATGGACATGATGTCTATATCGGTACAGGAACAGGGGACCTTGCTTCCTTTGACATGAGAACAG GAAAATTGCTGGGATGCTATATTGGCAAATGCAGTGGAAGTATTAGATCAATTATTAGGCATCCGGAGCTACCTTTGATAGCATCTTGTG GATTGGATAGCTACTTACGTATCTGGGACACAAACACAAGACAGTTGCTTTCTGCG GTATTTCTGAAGCAGCATCTTACAACTGTGGTTATTGATTCACATTTTTCTGTGGAAG CGCCTGTAGAGACAAACTCCAAGCAaccagaatttttggtggaggCTGAGGCTGAAGTccgaaaagaaaagaagagtaAAACAATTGAAGAGGATGAGGCTGAGGCTGAAGTCCAAttagaaaagaagaaaaagaagaaaaaggagagTAAAACagttgaagaggatgtggctgaagtccggaaagaaaagaagaaaaagagtaGAACAACTGAAGAGG
- the LOC112883181 gene encoding probable protein phosphatase 2C 62, translating to MAGKEIYHKVKDKVKDAFSSSGPETGKGKTKLSGKRVKHGYHLVKGKSNHPMEDYLVAEYRQVGEHDLGLFAIFDGHLGHTVPDFLRSHLFDNILSEPEFLSNPKNAIRKAYQLTDEKILENASELGRGGSTAVTAILIGSDKSVKLVVANVGDSRAVISKNGVAEQLSVDHEPTMERPMIEKKGGFVSNLPGDVPRVDGQLAVARAFGDRSLKKHLSSEPYVVDETITENSDFLILASDGLWKVMSNQEAVDEIKDFKDAQAAAKHLTEQAVNRKSKDDISVIVVKFLC from the exons ATGGCTGGCAAGGAAATCTACCACAAAGTGAAGGACAAG GTCAAAGATGCTTTTAGTTCATCAGGACCAGAAACAGGAAAAGGCAAGACAAAGTTATCAGGCAAGCGAGTCAAGCATGGTTACCATCTAGTGAAGGGGAAATCCAATCATCCAATGGAGGACTATCTAGTGGCAGAGTACCGGCAAGTGGGTGAACATGATTTGGGTTTGTTTGCAATATTTGATGGTCACCTGGGCCACACAGTTCCAGACTTTCTGCGGTCCCATCTTTTCGATAACATCTTGAGTGAG CCAGAATTCTTGAGTAACCCGAAAAATGCTATCCGAAAAGCATACCAACTTACCGATGAGAAAATATTGGAGAATGCATCAGAGTTGGGAAGAGGAGGCTCCACAGCTGTTACTGCCATCTTAATAGGAAGTGACAAGTCTGTGAAGCTAGTGGTTGCAAATGTTGGAGATTCACGTGCAGTTATTAGCAAAAATGGTGTGGCAGAGCAGCTTTCAGTTGACCATGAACCAACCATGGAGCGACCAATGATCGAGAAAAAGGGTGGCTTCGTATCAAACCTACCAG GTGATGTACCACGTGTTGATGGGCAGCTGGCTGTTGCGAGGGCATTTGGAGACCGGAGCTTGAAGAAGCACCTCAGCTCTGAACCATATGTAGTTGACGAAACTATCACTGAAAATTCAGATTTTCTGATTCTAGCAAGCGACGGCTTATGGAAG GTGATGTCAAACCAGGAGGCGGTGGATGAGATCAAGGACTTCAAGGACGCGCAGGCAGCCGCGAAGCACCTGACGGAGCAGGCCGTGAACCGGAAGAGCAAGGACGACATCTCTGTCATCGTCGTCAAGTTCCTGTGCTAG